The Tripterygium wilfordii isolate XIE 37 chromosome 1, ASM1340144v1, whole genome shotgun sequence sequence GGCGTAGCAACATTCAAGGGGATACCATTTATGACATCTGGTGGACCATGCAAATCCTCAATTCCAAAGGCAAGCATCAAATGAGTGATCAGTTGGCCATGCAAACTAAGTCGTTGAGTGATCCAGATTCCAGATGTTTTGGTTTCAGTTTAAAGGTTTATATGTTAGCTGATGAGATCCAGTCATGATTTTGATTTGCCTAGATGAGTTAATACTTGGTCTTTTAGCATTTCACATACAACTAACTGATGATGCTGAAAGCTAAAAAAACATTATCCTTATTAATGGAGGCCAGGCTTCAAATCTTGGCTGGTTCCTATTCTCGATGCTGCTGTTTGTCAGTGTGTGATCCTTGTATTATATGTTAACCCATTTGGGGCTTCAAACTAATCAATTGAGATATTTCTTTATGAAATCTTAGTTTCGTGGATTTGTTCCACTTTCGGGCCCTATCCACATGGGCTTCGGCCTAGATTTACATGTCGTCAATGTGGTGAGGACCCACTCAGGCGTCTATCTCTCCCTCAGGCAtctttctctttcctctctctctctagacgcACGGGTATGTTGTGGTCCTTCTCTCCTGCTGATCATGGGCCAATCCCCCACATTACTTATGGTAGCCATCACGTGCAAAACTAGGTTGCAGACTAGGGGACCATTCATGCTCTAAATGTGCACAGGGACACATGCCACTTCATGCTTCTGGAATGCTTGGTGGGTCTCTGTACACTTGCAGTTGCAGTCAGTGAAGTAATTGGGTGTATGGAACTTGACCAAACTCCCATACATGAAATGAAAGAAACAGAGTATCATATGCTCTGTTCATTATTTTATCAAGTTTAGATAAGGTAGTGAGCTATAGCTATGTTATTTCATGGACACTCTCTCTCAAATATATCCCAAGGCATCCCAATTCCAAATATTTTACATGTGACTAAAATCAACTTTTGttctcatcttcttttttttgttattatccAGACAGTCCAACTCTCCAAGACACCTTCAAAGGGGAAAGGAATCACGAGAATTGTGAAAATGTAAAGGAAATCAAAATCAGATTAGATTAGATTCTGTTAATGATATTCCCACATGGGTTCCTCTGCTTAAAGCATATCCACCTAGTCTCTCTGCAATCCGTACAACTCTGCAAATACAAAGATTCTCTATTTAGTCAACTTTccctaaaaaatttattttcatccTACATAATATGAATATCTGTCCAAAGAGATTGTGCGCGTGATAATGGATCTGGTAAACCAATGTAGGAATCGTTTCATAtcataaaaaatcaattaaattagattttctgcacattatttatttattttttttccctaagaAAATCCCCTCTTTGTTGTTTTatcaagaaatttttttggggtATTTGTTGTGAAGCTCAGCCTACGTTGTTTAGAAGTAGAAAGATGTTTGGTGGTTCAAAGACCCATAAAAAGTCCAGTGGTTGTTTTGTATAACCAGAGAGAGGATTTTTGCAGGGAAGAATGCAGATATTAGATATTGATTCTGtaggagatagagaaagatgggATTTTGTGTAAAAATGGGACTGAATCAAATCAGTAGGCAGAAACCCAATAAGGATCACGAAATATCAGTGATCTACTTTGATATTATCTCTGGTAGACAGTATGTGAAATGGGACAATTTTGAtactttctcattttctttctaTGTTTGTTCTCCAAGTGTTTGCACAAATACCTAGCTCACCAACCCAACACCACCGTCTTTGTTGTGGGTTTCTTCTCTCTATAAATACAAACCATTATTACATTCATACATCTCTTGTGAGTTTGTGGTGTTTTTACTAGGGCTTTTGTCATTGTACTTGCTTTAATAGTTATTGTTTACAGGCCTCTTTCATTGCTCCTTCTGTACTCTACTGGTCTTTATTTTGGTCTGTTCTTTTTGGTTTGAGTTATTGCTTGGAAGAGAATAGTGTTCTGGTTGGTGATCTTCATAAAAGGAGAAGGTGGTGATGGATAATGGAGATCTACCCCATGTTTTAGCAGTCGATGACAATCTCATCGATCGCAAACTCGTCGAAAGATtactcaaaagctcatcctgcAAAGGTATAGTATAATTCCTCCCCATGAATTGAAAAACTCAAAGCAGGATTGTTGACATGTTATTATGATAATATGGTTGTGCTTCAGTGACTACTGCAGAGAATGGACTGAGAGCATTGGAGTATTTAGGCTTGGGAGGTGATGAACAAAACACCATGGATGGAACTACTGTAAGTTAAAAGTTTGACCTTTTTTCAGTTCAACATATATTAGTAATCTGACTTCTAATTCGAATTTTTATCTGTATTTTGTTCTGTTGCAGACATCAAAAGTGAATCTGATAATCACAGATTATTGTATGCCAGAAATGACAGGCTATGAGTTGctcaagaaaataaaagtaCAGTGAAATTCTCTGACAAATGCAATTTCAATTTGGTTCTGTTTGTGCTAATTTGTCTCTATTCAGGAGTCTCAAATCATGAAGGAGGTTCCAGTTGttatcatgtcatctgagaatgTCCCAACTC is a genomic window containing:
- the LOC120003838 gene encoding two-component response regulator ARR17-like isoform X2, which produces MDNGDLPHVLAVDDNLIDRKLVERLLKSSSCKVTTAENGLRALEYLGLGGDEQNTMDGTTTSKVNLIITDYCMPEMTGYELLKKIKESQIMKEVPVVIMSSENVPTRINQIGA
- the LOC120003838 gene encoding two-component response regulator ARR17-like isoform X1 — encoded protein: MDNGDLPHVLAVDDNLIDRKLVERLLKSSSCKVTTAENGLRALEYLGLGGDEQNTMDGTTTSKVNLIITDYCMPEMTGYELLKKIKESQIMKEVPVVIMSSENVPTRINQCLEEGALMFMLKPLKQSDVKKLRCDLMKCRS